The nucleotide window GATCACGACCATGCAGATCAAGGACCGCACCTTCATCATCACCGGCGGGGCCTCCGGCCTCGGCGAGGCCACCACGACGGCGCTGCTCGAGCGCGGCGCCCACGTCGTGGTGGCCGACCTCGCCGGGTCCGCCCCCGAGGGCGCCGTGCTCGTGGAGACCGACGTGACCGACTCGGACCAGGTGGCCCGCGCGGTCGAGGAGGCGACCCGCCAGCCCGGGCCGCTCTCCGGCGTCGTGAACTGCGCCGGCATCGGCACGCCCGCGAAGGTCCTCTCCCGCGAGGGGGCGCAGCCGCTCGAGGCCTTCGAGAAGATCATCGCCGTCAACCTCGTGGGCACCTTCAACGTCATCCGCCTGGCCGCCCAGGCCATGGCGGGCAACGAGCCGGACGAGGACGGCGGCCGCGGCGTCATCGTCAACACCGCGTCGGTGGCCGCGTTCGAGGGCCAGATCGGCCAGGCCGGCTACTCGGCCTCCAAGGGCGGCGTCGTGGCCATGACCCTGCCCATCGCGCGCGAGCTGGCAGCGCACGGCATCCGCGTGAACACGATCGCCCCCGGGCTCTTCCTCACGCCCATGATGAGCCAGCTGCCGGAGAAGGCGAGGGAGTCCCTGGGCCAGCAGGTCCCGTTCCCCTCACGCCTCGGCGACCCGTCCGAGTACGCCCACCTGGT belongs to Micrococcus sp. 2A and includes:
- a CDS encoding 3-hydroxyacyl-CoA dehydrogenase, with protein sequence MQIKDRTFIITGGASGLGEATTTALLERGAHVVVADLAGSAPEGAVLVETDVTDSDQVARAVEEATRQPGPLSGVVNCAGIGTPAKVLSREGAQPLEAFEKIIAVNLVGTFNVIRLAAQAMAGNEPDEDGGRGVIVNTASVAAFEGQIGQAGYSASKGGVVAMTLPIARELAAHGIRVNTIAPGLFLTPMMSQLPEKARESLGQQVPFPSRLGDPSEYAHLVTHLVENQMINGETIRLDGAIRMAAR